TAAACGGATTTGCATTTTCAAAGGCAGCTAACCATGCCATCATACTCTCATTAATCCACACCATCGGAGAATTAACGACTGCCATGACTAGGCCAGTTAGAAACACACCACATACTGGATAAAGGAAGATTGCTTTTAGCCCATCAAGCGACTTTGGCAAGACAGCAAAAAGTTTCATCAAGCCCAATACAATGTATCCTGCAGCAAAACCTGCAACAATTCCTCCCAAAAAGCCCGATCCACCGCTAGAAGCCATCAAACCACCTACTAGACCTGCAACAAAACCAGGACGCTTGGCAATGGATTCAGCAATAAAAGCAGATAGAATTGGCACCATCATACCCATAGCTGGTCCACCAATATTTGATTTTAATAACGCAGCGAACCAATTATATTGGCTACTTTCTGGATCGAATGAATAGATACCAAACAAGAAAGAAATGGCAATCAAAACACCTCCAGCGACTACAAACGGCAACATATGGGATACGCCATTCATCAAATGTTTATAAATCTGCCGACCAACACTCTGGCTAGCCACAGATTGACTGGAAGAGGATTCCAACTTCATTTCTCCAGTCCTTACTTTTCCTTCTCCAGCTAAAGCAGAGCTAATTAGTTGTTCTGCTTTACGAATCCCATCTGCTACGGATACTTCAATGACTCGCTTTCCAGCAAATCGTTCTGCCTTCACATCTTTATCAGCTGCGATAATCACTACGTCTGCTGCTGCTATTTCTTCCGCAGTCAATTCATTTTCAATCCCGATTTGTCCATGAGTTTCTACCTTAATCGAAACTCCCTTTGCCTTAGCTGCTTGCTCAAGCGCTTCTTGAGCCATAAAGGTATGCGCAATCCCTGTTGGACAACCAGTTGCTGCTATAACTGTATATCTTGCCATTTTCAAACCTCCTGTTTTTTGATCTTAATTTGTTGTTCTAATTCTTTGACATCGCTAAAGTCTGTCAATCCTGTACGAAAGGCAGTTGATGACCCTGCAGCTACACTCGTTACTAAACATTTTGGAATCGGTTTCTCCTTTAATAAGCCTGCTAAAAATGTTGCTAACAAGGTATCTCCCGAACAAGCCGTATTGACTACCTCTCCCTTGGGTGCATTGCATTCATAGACTTGTAAGTCTGAATCAATAAATACCGCCCCTTTCTCTCCTAATGACATCAAAACATGTCTAGCTCCTCCTTCTACTAATTTTTGGGCATATTGAATAGCCTGATCTTTATCCATAGATTCTAGTTGGTACCAAGCAGCCAGTTCTTCATCGTTTGGTTTTAATAAATAAGGCGCATATGGTAAACACTCCCGAACGATCGGATCACTACT
Above is a window of Streptococcus sp. zg-86 DNA encoding:
- a CDS encoding PTS fructose transporter subunit IIC, coding for MARYTVIAATGCPTGIAHTFMAQEALEQAAKAKGVSIKVETHGQIGIENELTAEEIAAADVVIIAADKDVKAERFAGKRVIEVSVADGIRKAEQLISSALAGEGKVRTGEMKLESSSSQSVASQSVGRQIYKHLMNGVSHMLPFVVAGGVLIAISFLFGIYSFDPESSQYNWFAALLKSNIGGPAMGMMVPILSAFIAESIAKRPGFVAGLVGGLMASSGGSGFLGGIVAGFAAGYIVLGLMKLFAVLPKSLDGLKAIFLYPVCGVFLTGLVMAVVNSPMVWINESMMAWLAAFENANPFILGIIIGCMSAFDMGGPVNKAAYVTGTALLAQGNTSFMAGVSAACITPPLVTFVSTTLFRKYYSEDDRNAGLANLILGSTHITEGAIPFAAKDPIRNLPTFMLGSSIAAILTYMWKVQVPAPHGGFLVLPVVTHAFLWVLAIVIGAVVAGVIMGLLQKARVEKG